One window of Candidatus Nitrospira kreftii genomic DNA carries:
- a CDS encoding hypothetical protein (conserved protein of unknown function): MTRIQRLGDVAQIVPGFAFGETFQGRTNLPTPFIKVSDFAAATNSWLSTAVNTVNREILQSLRARTYPPGTVIFPKVGGALLTNKRARLAVEATFDNNVMGLVPTDVDGDYLFYFMCSVDMSDLANTQAIPSVRGSDVACIEIPVPPFHEQRRIAAHLKTQLAAVEEARQAAQRQINEIRLLKTHALTRVLGRIANARPLGEVAKVQSGFAFKSPDFRKQGIRLLRNTNILPGRVYWDDTACLLPDAASQYSAYALSEGDVLISLDRPIISLGIKVARVALTDLPALLVQRVGRFKIDPSRINRDYLYAFIQTQSFIDAISGHDQSLGVPHISPSQIESIAIPLPSLPNQELLAKTLNSITTASHGAQLAAEAQFHDIELLPSRLIAQAFAEN; this comes from the coding sequence ATGACCAGAATACAGCGTTTGGGTGATGTTGCTCAGATCGTACCCGGCTTTGCTTTTGGCGAAACGTTTCAAGGTAGGACAAACTTACCGACGCCATTTATCAAAGTCAGCGATTTTGCAGCAGCCACCAACTCATGGCTTTCCACCGCTGTGAACACTGTTAATCGGGAAATACTTCAGTCGCTGCGAGCGCGAACTTACCCCCCAGGGACGGTGATATTTCCAAAGGTAGGAGGAGCGCTATTAACCAACAAACGCGCTCGTCTGGCGGTTGAGGCAACGTTTGATAATAACGTAATGGGGCTTGTCCCGACGGATGTCGATGGCGATTACCTTTTCTATTTCATGTGTTCTGTTGATATGAGTGATCTTGCGAACACGCAAGCAATACCATCGGTACGTGGGAGTGATGTGGCATGTATCGAAATTCCTGTACCGCCCTTCCATGAACAACGCCGCATTGCGGCTCATTTGAAAACCCAACTCGCGGCAGTCGAGGAAGCGCGGCAGGCAGCGCAGAGACAGATCAACGAAATACGCCTACTGAAGACTCACGCTTTGACAAGAGTTTTAGGGCGAATTGCTAACGCTCGCCCACTCGGCGAAGTAGCCAAAGTGCAATCTGGTTTTGCATTCAAGAGTCCAGACTTCAGAAAGCAAGGCATTCGTTTACTTCGAAACACAAACATATTGCCTGGCCGAGTTTATTGGGACGATACAGCATGCTTACTACCGGATGCTGCCAGTCAATATTCTGCTTACGCTCTATCCGAAGGAGATGTACTGATTAGTCTTGATCGACCAATTATTTCATTGGGAATCAAAGTGGCTCGTGTTGCGCTAACAGACTTGCCGGCATTGCTAGTTCAGCGAGTTGGTCGATTCAAAATTGATCCAAGCCGAATTAACAGGGATTACCTTTACGCCTTCATACAAACTCAGTCTTTCATCGACGCAATTTCTGGTCACGATCAAAGTCTAGGAGTTCCGCATATTTCTCCCAGCCAGATTGAATCGATCGCGATTCCTTTACCAAGCTTGCCTAATCAAGAGCTGTTGGCCAAGACTTTGAACTCAATTACTACTGCATCCCATGGGGCTCAATTAGCGGCTGAGGCACAATTTCATGACATAGAGCTGCTTCCTTCTCGACTCATCGCGCAAGCGTTCGCAGAAAACTGA
- a CDS encoding Restriction endonuclease subunit R — protein sequence MSYNEAETRFYLIDPVLRGKGYNEHWKLKLETPAPVEPTGAKGRRRPGAGRTDYLLCVQIGTMPKPLPVAVIEAKAEIEDPLKGMQQAKGYADCTRFQVHYVFATNGHLYGEFNITNQMPGGPFPFADFPSHDDLTARYAKDSGIDVTTPQAAMLFMPDSTAFPETRYYQDAAIRAAFEKILQCEQGGKLARVLLSLATGSGKTVIAANLLWRMHEAGRLNKPALFLCDRDELREQAYDKLAKAFPKGSVRIVENERGKNAAKNAKVHIATYQTLGLENTDHQYASFLTEHYPPDSFSVIVIDECHRSAWGQWSEVLRRNPDAIHIGLTATPRKLHESQQRTKEDVEITSNNLTYFGEPVYEYTLIEAQEDGYLAACEIVRLKPSIDWKTFTREEVLAAKPKDARTGKPVMAEDLSEKYSAKQFDSSLIIPERITAMCEDLFHRLCEHGGPEQKVIIFCTRDLHADRVQMQMQRLYATWCQEKGIIPKDHYAFKCTAEGGSDLIEQMRGSGERCFIACTVDLLATGVDIERLNAVVFFRYLESPITFYQMVGRGTRIHEETQKYKFWLYDYTGVTDLFGTAFISQPPKPRVKKPGDSEEGGDDGGGGEEEPLPLPEIRGGQAVSITPQGRYILQRRDGRDVPIPIDEYRREMIARVLREAATIQDFRSLWVETQKRRALINHLLGEQYSPDTVRELMEMVECDHFDLFAHFGYRERALKRRERESAYLTREASWFSSVDSRAAVVLRGIGHQFGAGGTEALESELLWDVPEIKQAGGLTALRVLGKPADVMREAKTRVFGA from the coding sequence ATGAGCTATAACGAAGCCGAAACCCGCTTTTATCTGATCGACCCAGTTCTTCGTGGAAAAGGGTACAACGAGCACTGGAAGCTTAAGCTCGAAACGCCCGCCCCGGTTGAACCGACCGGGGCAAAAGGCCGTCGACGTCCAGGCGCGGGGCGCACTGACTATTTGCTCTGCGTCCAGATTGGCACTATGCCGAAGCCGCTTCCGGTTGCGGTGATTGAAGCGAAAGCCGAAATTGAAGACCCGCTCAAGGGTATGCAGCAGGCAAAAGGATACGCTGATTGCACGCGGTTTCAAGTCCATTATGTGTTTGCCACCAATGGGCATCTCTATGGGGAATTTAACATCACGAACCAGATGCCTGGTGGGCCGTTTCCCTTCGCTGACTTTCCATCACACGACGATTTGACCGCTCGATATGCCAAAGACAGTGGCATCGATGTCACCACACCGCAGGCTGCCATGCTATTCATGCCTGACAGTACGGCCTTCCCCGAGACACGGTATTACCAGGATGCTGCGATCCGGGCAGCCTTTGAGAAAATTCTTCAATGCGAGCAAGGTGGAAAGCTGGCCCGTGTCCTACTCAGCTTAGCCACCGGTTCTGGAAAAACCGTGATTGCGGCCAACCTCCTATGGCGTATGCACGAAGCCGGTCGGCTGAACAAACCTGCGCTCTTTCTCTGTGATCGCGACGAATTGCGCGAACAGGCTTATGACAAGCTTGCCAAGGCCTTCCCCAAGGGAAGTGTGCGCATCGTTGAGAATGAACGCGGAAAGAACGCAGCAAAGAATGCCAAGGTTCACATAGCCACCTACCAGACGCTCGGGCTAGAGAACACGGATCATCAGTACGCGAGTTTTCTCACCGAGCATTATCCGCCGGACAGCTTCTCCGTCATCGTGATCGATGAATGTCACCGGTCTGCTTGGGGACAGTGGTCCGAAGTTCTCAGGAGGAATCCGGACGCCATTCACATTGGCCTCACGGCTACTCCTCGCAAATTGCATGAATCTCAACAGCGAACAAAGGAAGATGTTGAGATCACTTCAAACAATCTCACGTACTTTGGCGAACCGGTCTATGAGTATACGCTGATCGAGGCTCAGGAGGATGGTTATCTTGCTGCATGCGAGATCGTACGGCTAAAACCCTCCATCGACTGGAAAACCTTTACACGGGAAGAAGTATTAGCTGCCAAACCCAAAGACGCCCGGACTGGTAAACCGGTGATGGCAGAGGACTTGAGTGAAAAGTACAGCGCCAAACAATTCGATAGCTCTCTCATTATTCCTGAACGAATTACCGCGATGTGCGAGGATCTGTTCCATCGCCTGTGTGAGCATGGCGGCCCGGAACAAAAAGTCATCATCTTTTGCACTCGAGATCTCCATGCCGATCGAGTGCAAATGCAGATGCAACGGCTCTACGCCACGTGGTGTCAAGAGAAGGGTATCATCCCGAAAGATCATTACGCTTTCAAATGCACTGCCGAGGGTGGCTCAGACCTCATCGAACAAATGCGCGGCTCCGGCGAACGCTGCTTCATCGCTTGCACTGTGGACCTCTTGGCAACCGGCGTGGATATCGAGCGGCTGAACGCGGTGGTGTTTTTCCGGTACCTGGAATCACCCATCACCTTCTATCAGATGGTCGGCCGTGGCACTCGCATCCATGAAGAAACCCAGAAATATAAGTTCTGGCTCTATGACTACACCGGCGTCACCGATTTGTTTGGCACAGCCTTCATCAGCCAGCCACCGAAACCGCGTGTGAAGAAACCGGGTGATAGCGAAGAAGGTGGAGATGACGGAGGTGGGGGAGAGGAAGAGCCGCTGCCTCTTCCGGAAATTCGCGGCGGTCAAGCAGTCAGCATCACCCCGCAAGGGCGCTACATCCTTCAGCGACGGGATGGGCGTGACGTGCCGATTCCCATCGACGAGTATCGGCGAGAGATGATCGCGCGGGTGTTGCGCGAAGCCGCGACCATTCAGGATTTTCGAAGTCTATGGGTCGAGACGCAAAAGCGCCGTGCCCTCATCAACCATCTCCTGGGCGAACAGTACTCACCAGATACCGTTCGGGAACTGATGGAAATGGTGGAGTGCGACCATTTTGATCTCTTCGCTCATTTCGGGTATCGAGAACGAGCGTTGAAGCGCCGCGAGCGTGAATCAGCCTATCTGACGCGCGAAGCGTCGTGGTTCTCCTCCGTGGATAGCAGGGCCGCCGTCGTCCTACGCGGCATCGGCCACCAATTCGGCGCGGGCGGCACCGAAGCGCTGGAATCTGAATTGTTATGGGATGTGCCGGAGATCAAACAAGCGGGTGGACTGACAGCACTGCGGGTGTTGGGCAAACCGGCCGATGTAATGCGTGAAGCCAAGACCAGGGTGTTTGGGGCATGA
- a CDS encoding Peptidase M50 yields MDGLGRNEHRGLDRDVTLDTREEPVTQVIDQTESDDEAEPSFFSKWTLPVILFLLTVFTTLWAGAYQAYSGPVRGPLNFLLASPEALWRGIPFAGSLLFILTTHELGHYLLSKIHRVPASLPLFIPGPPHFIGTFGAIIRMRGPILSRRALFDIGVAGPLAGFVVAVIVLIVGLSLSTVVDRTATYGLHLGEPLLLQFMSWVVIGPLPPEADVVLHPIGFAAWFGLFVTSLNLLPIGQLDGGHVAYALWGPRQRTMALAFLPILLILGFIGWTGWFLWAFMAGLWGVGHPPVMDPHVPLGRNRTIVGWIAFAVFVITFAPVPFSFH; encoded by the coding sequence ATGGATGGACTGGGTCGGAACGAACATCGCGGGCTCGATCGTGACGTTACTCTTGATACAAGAGAAGAGCCGGTTACACAGGTCATTGACCAGACCGAGAGCGACGATGAGGCCGAGCCGTCTTTTTTCTCGAAGTGGACCTTGCCCGTTATCCTCTTTCTCCTGACGGTTTTTACTACATTGTGGGCGGGAGCCTATCAAGCCTACAGCGGGCCGGTGCGAGGGCCTCTGAATTTTCTCCTGGCTTCGCCTGAAGCATTGTGGCGGGGAATTCCGTTTGCCGGATCATTGCTCTTTATCCTCACGACACATGAACTAGGGCATTATCTCTTGTCCAAGATTCACCGGGTACCGGCTTCACTGCCGCTGTTCATTCCGGGTCCGCCTCATTTTATCGGGACGTTCGGTGCGATTATCCGCATGCGAGGGCCGATTCTGAGTCGTCGGGCGTTGTTCGATATCGGTGTCGCCGGTCCCCTGGCAGGCTTTGTCGTCGCTGTCATTGTCCTGATCGTTGGACTTAGTCTGTCCACAGTGGTGGATCGAACCGCCACGTATGGGTTGCATCTGGGGGAACCGTTGTTGTTGCAATTCATGTCGTGGGTGGTGATCGGGCCGTTACCGCCGGAGGCTGATGTGGTGCTCCACCCGATCGGCTTTGCAGCCTGGTTCGGACTCTTCGTGACCTCGCTCAATCTTCTTCCGATCGGGCAACTCGACGGCGGCCATGTCGCTTATGCCCTGTGGGGACCACGACAGCGGACGATGGCGCTGGCTTTTCTGCCGATCTTATTGATCTTGGGATTCATCGGCTGGACAGGTTGGTTTCTGTGGGCGTTTATGGCGGGACTGTGGGGCGTCGGCCATCCTCCTGTCATGGATCCCCATGTCCCGCTGGGGCGAAATCGTACCATTGTCGGCTGGATTGCCTTTGCCGTGTTTGTCATCACCTTTGCCCCGGTGCCCTTTTCCTTCCACTAA
- a CDS encoding hypothetical protein (putative Hydrolase with N-terminal DNA-binding domain), whose protein sequence is MPLEDDFCDILKKARIGQGLSVGEVAKITGLPAGDISALERGDQPRDRAEVRALAKALGLRSEPLEQIAVDKWEPVAQRTPPWVEMVQGSINGYGVQGYILHDEGEALLVDTAYNAPAMLDMLRRRGLRLIGVCLTHGHADHAEGLEQILGHCEVPVYLGPEDEGLLDWQPRTDLLVTPVDGMAIRVGSRTVRCMTTPGHTPGGICYGVDDEQLPVCFVGDTLFAGSIGRSNPKELYSTHLNSVRDRLLTFSPDYRLFPGHGPATTVEEELDHNPFARID, encoded by the coding sequence ATGCCGCTAGAAGACGACTTTTGCGATATCCTGAAGAAAGCGCGCATCGGCCAAGGTCTGTCGGTCGGTGAGGTGGCCAAGATCACGGGCTTGCCCGCTGGCGATATCAGCGCGTTGGAACGGGGCGATCAGCCGAGAGACCGTGCGGAAGTGCGCGCGTTGGCCAAGGCTTTGGGCCTGCGCAGTGAGCCGCTCGAACAGATTGCTGTCGACAAGTGGGAGCCGGTTGCGCAACGGACGCCGCCGTGGGTGGAGATGGTTCAGGGCTCTATCAATGGGTATGGCGTGCAGGGCTACATCCTTCATGATGAGGGCGAAGCATTATTGGTCGATACTGCTTATAATGCGCCCGCGATGCTGGATATGCTTCGTCGACGTGGGTTGCGCCTGATCGGTGTCTGTCTGACGCACGGCCATGCGGACCATGCGGAGGGGCTCGAGCAGATCCTGGGCCATTGCGAGGTCCCGGTGTACCTTGGGCCTGAGGATGAAGGACTGTTGGATTGGCAACCGCGGACGGATTTGCTGGTGACACCAGTCGATGGAATGGCGATTCGCGTCGGAAGTCGTACGGTCCGATGTATGACGACCCCGGGGCATACTCCTGGCGGCATCTGTTATGGTGTTGATGACGAGCAGCTGCCGGTGTGTTTTGTCGGGGATACCCTCTTTGCCGGGTCAATCGGTCGGTCCAATCCTAAGGAGCTGTACTCGACGCATCTCAATTCGGTTCGCGACCGTCTGCTGACCTTTTCCCCAGACTACCGTCTCTTTCCTGGGCATGGGCCTGCCACGACCGTTGAAGAAGAGCTGGACCATAATCCGTTCGCGAGAATCGACTGA